From one Acidobacteriota bacterium genomic stretch:
- a CDS encoding CoA-binding protein, with protein MNEPETIESILRICRTIAVVGLSSDQFRPSYGVAAYMQRAGYRVIPVNPNESEVLGERSYATLAEVPGEIDLVDVFRRSDAAGAVVDEAIAIGAKAVWLQEGVIDHDAAKRAEDAGLLVVMDRCWLKDHYAMRSRL; from the coding sequence ATGAATGAACCGGAGACAATCGAGAGCATTTTGCGGATTTGCAGGACGATAGCGGTCGTTGGACTGTCTTCGGACCAGTTCCGCCCATCTTACGGCGTTGCGGCGTATATGCAGCGCGCCGGTTACCGTGTGATTCCGGTGAACCCGAACGAATCAGAAGTTCTGGGCGAGAGATCGTACGCGACGCTCGCCGAGGTTCCGGGCGAGATCGATCTTGTCGATGTATTTCGACGGTCCGATGCCGCCGGGGCGGTTGTTGACGAAGCGATCGCGATCGGCGCGAAGGCGGTTTGGCTGCAGGAAGGAGTAATCGATCACGATGCCGCGAAGCGCGCGGAGGACGCGGGTCTGCTGGTCGTGATGGATCGATGCTGGCTCAAGGACCATTACGCGATGCGCTCGCGACTCTAG
- a CDS encoding RNA polymerase sigma factor has protein sequence MLKSLTDEQLVELAVSEDSDAFGEIVKRWERKIFALCFGMLGREDEARDATQESFISAYRNLKNFRGEAKVSSWLHRIAVNQCLTKKRRFKTRSETYLDDEENSEEKFFVAPVEKSPARTVEKNERLRYVRHAVDTLPTELKQVIVMKEFQELTFQQMSEILELPLSTVKSRLYTALKQLRMKLEKVSLEVV, from the coding sequence ATGTTGAAAAGCTTAACGGATGAGCAGTTGGTCGAATTGGCTGTTTCGGAGGATTCGGATGCATTCGGCGAGATCGTTAAAAGATGGGAGCGAAAGATTTTCGCGCTCTGTTTCGGTATGCTCGGACGCGAAGACGAGGCCCGCGACGCGACGCAGGAATCATTCATTTCGGCTTATCGCAATTTGAAGAACTTTCGAGGCGAAGCCAAGGTTTCGTCGTGGCTTCACCGGATCGCGGTGAACCAATGCTTGACAAAGAAACGCCGTTTCAAGACGCGGTCAGAGACGTATCTCGACGACGAGGAGAACTCCGAAGAGAAGTTTTTCGTCGCTCCCGTCGAGAAGTCGCCGGCAAGAACGGTCGAAAAGAACGAACGTCTGCGCTATGTCAGACACGCCGTCGACACGTTGCCGACGGAATTGAAACAGGTGATCGTAATGAAGGAGTTTCAGGAATTGACGTTTCAGCAAATGTCGGAGATTCTCGAACTTCCTCTGAGCACGGTCAAAAGCCGTCTTTACACGGCGCTGAAACAGCTTCGAATGAAACTCGAAAAAGTTTCGCTCGAGGTCGTCTAG
- a CDS encoding peptidase S10 — MIAATLFSALLLFQTPLGTPVSTPSPKPVVPAEVKEEVPEIRKHSLQINGRALNYTTTTGFMPIRNPQTGETEARLFFIAYTLDGVADGAQRPLMFSFNGGPGSASVWLHLGALGPKRVKMLDDGLMPPPPYELAANDQTWLTETDLVFIDPVGTGYSRATKPELGSKFWGLNGDIESVGEFIRMYLGRNERWNSPLFLVGESYGTTRASGLSNYLFEKGIALNGICLVSSVLNFQTLLFADGNDLPLVLILPSYTATAWYHKMLPEDLQRKPLPDVLREAETFAVNEYQPALMRIGGLKPAERDALAKRLGRFTGLKPEFIDQNNFRVELGEFNKELLRDRRRTTGRLDSRFTGIDRDQGAATSSFDASMTAIRPPYTAMFNDYARRELGFRSDLEYYILGGGIGAPWNWGTTNGFADTSQTLKLAMSKNPYMKVFVASGYYDMATPYFATEYTLAALNLDPALKANVSTHYYEAGHMMYIELNSLRKLKSDVARFIKESTRK, encoded by the coding sequence ATGATCGCAGCAACGCTCTTTTCCGCGCTTCTTCTTTTCCAGACGCCGCTCGGCACGCCGGTTTCGACTCCGAGTCCGAAACCGGTCGTTCCGGCCGAGGTCAAGGAAGAAGTTCCGGAGATTCGAAAACACAGTCTTCAGATCAACGGCCGCGCGCTCAACTACACGACGACGACCGGCTTTATGCCGATCCGCAACCCGCAGACGGGCGAGACCGAGGCGCGTTTGTTCTTCATTGCCTACACGCTCGACGGCGTCGCGGACGGAGCGCAGCGGCCGCTGATGTTCTCGTTCAACGGTGGACCCGGTTCGGCCAGCGTTTGGCTCCATCTCGGCGCGCTCGGGCCAAAGCGCGTGAAGATGCTCGACGACGGGTTGATGCCGCCCCCTCCGTACGAACTCGCGGCGAACGATCAGACGTGGCTGACGGAAACCGACCTCGTCTTCATCGATCCCGTCGGGACAGGTTACTCTCGCGCCACCAAGCCGGAACTTGGATCGAAATTTTGGGGTCTCAACGGCGATATCGAGTCCGTCGGGGAATTCATCCGGATGTATCTGGGGCGAAACGAACGCTGGAATTCCCCGCTCTTTCTGGTCGGCGAATCATACGGCACGACGCGCGCTTCGGGGCTTTCGAATTACCTTTTCGAAAAAGGCATCGCGCTCAACGGGATCTGTCTGGTTTCGAGCGTCTTGAACTTTCAAACGCTCCTGTTCGCGGACGGAAACGACCTTCCGCTCGTCCTGATCTTGCCGTCGTACACGGCAACGGCGTGGTATCACAAAATGCTCCCGGAGGACCTGCAGCGCAAACCGTTGCCGGACGTTTTGCGGGAAGCCGAAACCTTCGCGGTCAACGAGTATCAGCCCGCGCTGATGCGGATCGGCGGCCTGAAGCCGGCCGAACGCGACGCGCTCGCAAAACGCCTCGGGCGTTTCACCGGACTCAAACCGGAGTTCATCGATCAGAACAACTTTCGGGTCGAACTGGGCGAGTTCAACAAGGAACTTCTGCGCGACAGGCGCCGGACGACCGGAAGGCTCGACAGCCGTTTCACCGGGATCGACCGCGATCAGGGCGCTGCGACATCGTCATTCGATGCCAGTATGACGGCGATCCGTCCGCCTTACACCGCGATGTTCAACGATTACGCGCGACGCGAACTAGGGTTTCGTTCGGATCTCGAATACTACATACTCGGCGGCGGGATCGGCGCTCCCTGGAACTGGGGAACGACGAACGGATTTGCGGATACAAGCCAGACGCTGAAACTGGCGATGTCGAAGAACCCGTATATGAAGGTATTCGTCGCCTCCGGCTATTACGATATGGCGACGCCCTATTTTGCCACGGAATACACCTTGGCCGCGCTGAATCTCGATCCGGCACTGAAAGCCAACGTTTCGACGCATTATTACGAGGCGGGACATATGATGTACATCGAACTGAACTCGCTTCGCAAACTCAAGAGCGACGTGGCCCGGTTCATCAAAGAATCAACAAGAAAATAA
- a CDS encoding DMT family transporter: MLIFQKNGFVSAGVRAMFLSTFAFSMANVFVKQVSHLPAMEIVFFRCFAGCVFCYFGLKRAKASFVGTNNTLLLLRGLFGTAALYFFFVTVQNIPLATAMTVQYLSPIFTTIIAIFLLNEKVMARQWIFYAIAFSGVVLIEQVDARVSPMYLAMGIASAFGSGMAYNLVRSLKGREHPLTVVFQFQFVGMAAGLVFTLFNWKSPAGWDWFYLLLIGIFSQLGQVFLTDALQKERAASVAIIIYTGLIYGISIGWLAFGETHGAGTIGGMLLVVVGIVLSVLYGRRKIEVDELDVTNA, from the coding sequence GTGTTAATTTTCCAAAAAAACGGTTTTGTAAGCGCCGGCGTGCGCGCGATGTTCCTTTCGACGTTCGCTTTTTCGATGGCGAACGTCTTCGTCAAGCAAGTTTCGCATCTGCCGGCGATGGAGATCGTCTTTTTCCGATGTTTTGCGGGTTGCGTCTTCTGTTACTTCGGGTTGAAAAGAGCGAAGGCGAGTTTCGTCGGCACCAACAACACGCTCCTGCTTTTGCGCGGCTTGTTCGGCACCGCGGCGCTTTATTTCTTCTTCGTGACCGTCCAGAACATCCCGCTCGCAACGGCGATGACGGTGCAGTATCTCTCACCGATCTTCACGACCATCATCGCGATCTTCTTGCTCAACGAAAAAGTGATGGCGCGGCAATGGATCTTTTATGCGATCGCTTTTTCAGGCGTTGTGCTCATAGAGCAGGTCGATGCGCGTGTTTCGCCTATGTACCTGGCGATGGGGATTGCTTCGGCTTTCGGGTCCGGAATGGCGTACAACCTCGTCCGCAGCCTGAAGGGCCGCGAGCACCCTTTGACCGTGGTCTTTCAATTTCAATTCGTCGGAATGGCCGCCGGGCTTGTGTTCACACTCTTCAACTGGAAATCTCCGGCCGGATGGGACTGGTTCTATTTGCTCTTGATCGGGATCTTCTCGCAGCTCGGGCAGGTGTTTTTAACCGACGCGCTGCAAAAAGAGCGCGCCGCATCGGTTGCGATCATTATTTACACCGGCTTGATCTACGGAATATCGATCGGTTGGCTGGCCTTCGGCGAAACCCACGGAGCCGGAACGATCGGCGGAATGCTGCTCGTTGTCGTCGGGATCGTCCTCAGCGTCCTCTATGGCCGGCGCAAGATCGAGGTCGACGAACTCGACGTGACGAATGCGTAA
- a CDS encoding MogA/MoaB family molybdenum cofactor biosynthesis protein has protein sequence MTNVEIRAAVITVSDTRDEKTDVSGTVLAELLISAAAEVVEKIIVTDDFDGLRQTLYVLTEREEINLIITTGGTGFAERDNTPEATRAVILKEAPGIAEAIRRETSKVNPKAVLSRGVCGIRNGTLIINLPGSERGVRECFEVIRPILQHAVNLISGETRH, from the coding sequence ATGACTAACGTTGAGATCCGCGCGGCGGTCATCACGGTCAGCGATACGCGCGATGAAAAAACAGACGTTTCAGGAACGGTTTTGGCCGAGTTGCTGATTTCGGCCGCAGCCGAGGTTGTTGAGAAGATCATCGTCACCGACGACTTCGACGGACTCCGGCAGACTCTGTATGTGCTGACCGAAAGGGAAGAGATCAACCTGATTATCACGACGGGCGGAACCGGCTTTGCCGAACGCGACAACACACCCGAAGCGACGCGCGCCGTGATTCTCAAGGAAGCCCCGGGAATCGCCGAAGCGATCCGCCGCGAAACATCGAAGGTCAATCCCAAAGCGGTCCTTTCCCGCGGGGTCTGCGGCATCCGAAACGGAACGCTGATCATCAACTTGCCGGGTTCCGAACGCGGCGTTCGCGAATGCTTCGAGGTCATCAGGCCGATACTGCAACACGCAGTAAATCTGATCTCAGGAGAAACACGGCATTAG
- a CDS encoding ABC transporter permease — protein MNPLKKFLFELQEISVLCFWSFIALFSKPRYIPETIRQMDSIGVGSLPIVILTGFFTGGVLVLQTFPTLAYYSAQNEAGRAVATSLVRELGPVLCALMVSGRIGSAISAELGSMVVSQQIDAMRALGTDPYRKLVAPRLIALILMLPMLTVAADVFGIIGGGVVASSIYNQESNVFLTSVRNGIDTKDIIGGIIKPVFFGLIIGSISCFRGLNTTGGTVGVGRSTTSAVVQASIAVIVFDFFLSKALQTILDIGEI, from the coding sequence ATGAATCCGCTCAAAAAGTTTCTATTCGAATTGCAGGAGATCAGCGTCCTTTGCTTCTGGTCGTTTATCGCGCTTTTTTCGAAGCCGCGATACATTCCCGAGACCATCCGGCAGATGGACTCGATCGGTGTCGGTTCTCTCCCGATCGTGATTTTGACCGGCTTTTTCACAGGCGGCGTTTTGGTTCTTCAGACTTTTCCGACTCTTGCCTATTACAGCGCCCAGAATGAAGCCGGACGCGCCGTCGCGACTTCCCTTGTCCGCGAACTCGGTCCGGTTCTTTGCGCGTTGATGGTTTCGGGGCGGATCGGTTCGGCGATCTCGGCCGAACTCGGCTCGATGGTCGTTTCGCAACAGATCGACGCGATGCGCGCACTCGGGACCGACCCGTACCGAAAACTGGTCGCACCGCGGTTGATCGCGCTGATCCTGATGCTTCCGATGCTCACGGTAGCGGCCGACGTTTTCGGCATCATCGGCGGCGGCGTGGTCGCGTCGTCGATCTACAATCAGGAGTCGAACGTCTTTTTGACTTCGGTCCGCAACGGCATCGACACCAAAGACATCATCGGCGGAATCATCAAGCCCGTTTTTTTCGGACTCATTATCGGCAGCATTTCCTGTTTTCGCGGCTTGAACACGACCGGCGGAACCGTGGGCGTCGGACGCTCGACAACGAGCGCGGTCGTCCAAGCATCGATCGCGGTCATCGTTTTCGACTTTTTCCTTTCCAAGGCGCTGCAGACGATTCTCGACATCGGCGAGATCTAA
- a CDS encoding DUF3574 domain-containing protein — protein sequence MRNSLLTIVLIACTFFIPIEAAGIREAGFGSTAERFIRVELYFGFDRKEQTQVSEDEWEKFLAEEVTPRFPDGFTVISAIGQYRGADGTIVREPSRVVVFLLPKTAKRKSGALIDEIRVAYKKQFRQESVLRLDFVRSVDVDF from the coding sequence ATGAGAAATAGCTTGTTGACCATCGTGCTGATTGCGTGCACGTTTTTCATTCCGATCGAGGCCGCCGGAATCCGTGAGGCCGGTTTCGGATCAACTGCCGAAAGGTTCATCCGTGTCGAACTCTACTTCGGTTTCGATCGAAAGGAACAAACACAGGTCAGCGAGGACGAATGGGAAAAGTTTCTCGCGGAAGAGGTGACTCCGCGATTTCCGGACGGTTTTACGGTCATCTCCGCAATCGGCCAGTACCGCGGCGCGGACGGGACGATCGTGCGGGAACCGTCACGGGTGGTCGTTTTCCTGTTGCCGAAAACCGCAAAACGGAAAAGCGGCGCGTTGATCGATGAGATCCGCGTCGCATACAAAAAGCAATTCCGGCAGGAATCGGTCCTGAGACTCGATTTCGTCAGATCGGTCGACGTCGATTTTTGA
- a CDS encoding glycosyltransferase, producing MKRKVLILSASVGAGHMRAADALERAFNLRVPDWEVRNIDVLKYTNALFRRLYGKAYIEMVNSMPEVLGWMYDSLDKPWENERRRLALDRLNAQPFIGLLKREKPDLAVCTHFLPSEIISWLTAKGKIDFPQSIVVTDFDAHAMWLCRNYANYFVALDETRAHLEKLGIDAPKITVSGIPIDPVFEETKDRGAMRSKFGLAPDRLTILVSAGGFGVGKIEPLLRALSELRTPAQIVAVCGRNEELRTELVKLAKSELDNERVRFHPIGFTSEMDEYMSASDLIVGKPGGLTTSEALAKGLVFCVVNPIPGQEERNSDHLLETGCAIKCNNLTVLAYKIDSLVADPDRFASMKRNVREFARPHSAADIVEKLIGS from the coding sequence ATGAAGAGAAAGGTCCTGATTCTATCGGCTTCCGTCGGCGCCGGCCATATGCGGGCCGCCGACGCGCTCGAACGCGCGTTCAACCTTCGTGTTCCGGATTGGGAGGTCCGGAACATCGACGTCCTGAAATACACGAACGCACTGTTCCGTCGTCTCTACGGCAAAGCTTATATCGAAATGGTCAACTCGATGCCCGAAGTTCTCGGCTGGATGTACGACTCGCTCGACAAGCCCTGGGAAAACGAGCGCCGGCGGCTTGCGCTCGACCGGCTCAACGCCCAGCCGTTCATCGGTTTGCTGAAGCGCGAGAAACCCGACCTCGCCGTCTGTACGCACTTCTTGCCGTCCGAGATCATCTCGTGGCTCACGGCGAAAGGCAAGATCGATTTCCCGCAATCGATCGTCGTCACGGACTTCGACGCGCACGCGATGTGGCTGTGCCGCAACTACGCGAATTATTTTGTCGCGCTTGACGAAACGCGCGCCCATCTCGAAAAGCTCGGGATCGATGCGCCGAAGATCACCGTTTCGGGAATCCCGATCGATCCTGTGTTCGAAGAGACGAAAGACCGCGGCGCGATGCGCTCGAAGTTCGGCCTCGCGCCCGACCGACTGACGATCCTAGTGTCGGCGGGAGGTTTCGGCGTCGGCAAGATCGAGCCGCTGCTGCGCGCCTTGAGCGAACTTCGGACACCAGCCCAGATCGTCGCCGTTTGCGGACGCAACGAGGAACTCCGGACCGAACTCGTCAAACTGGCCAAATCGGAACTCGATAACGAACGCGTCCGCTTTCATCCGATCGGATTCACTTCCGAGATGGACGAATATATGTCGGCGTCGGACCTGATCGTCGGAAAGCCCGGCGGGCTGACAACGTCCGAAGCTCTCGCGAAGGGACTGGTCTTCTGCGTCGTCAACCCGATTCCGGGCCAGGAAGAACGCAACTCGGATCATTTGCTCGAAACAGGCTGCGCGATCAAATGCAATAACTTAACGGTGCTGGCGTACAAGATCGATTCGCTCGTCGCCGATCCGGACCGGTTCGCGTCGATGAAGAGAAACGTTCGCGAATTCGCCCGTCCGCACTCGGCGGCAGATATCGTCGAAAAGCTCATCGGGAGCTAG
- a CDS encoding periplasmic heavy metal sensor, which produces MRTITPKLILVVFAIVLCGLNALAQDENPQPNQDAKRPNQQVRMLQALGLTPEQVQQIRRINAERRPITQEAQIKLRAANRALDLAIYSETANEDEIKEKMKDVQLAQAELIKVRTLTEYQIRRVLTNEQLEKFRTLRERLMNRQNEPNNETKRPVERIRERRMQRPQN; this is translated from the coding sequence ATGAGAACAATTACACCAAAACTGATTCTCGTGGTATTCGCCATCGTGCTTTGCGGCCTTAACGCGCTTGCTCAGGACGAGAATCCGCAGCCGAACCAGGACGCGAAGAGACCCAACCAACAGGTCAGAATGTTGCAAGCGCTCGGGCTGACTCCCGAGCAGGTCCAGCAGATAAGGCGCATCAACGCGGAGCGGCGGCCAATAACGCAGGAAGCGCAAATAAAACTCCGCGCCGCGAACCGCGCGCTTGACCTGGCCATCTACTCTGAGACCGCGAACGAGGACGAGATCAAGGAAAAGATGAAGGACGTTCAACTCGCGCAAGCCGAATTGATCAAGGTTCGGACCCTGACCGAATATCAGATCCGCCGGGTGTTGACCAACGAGCAGCTTGAGAAGTTCCGAACGCTGCGCGAACGCTTGATGAATCGACAGAATGAACCAAACAACGAAACGAAACGGCCCGTCGAACGGATCCGTGAACGTCGGATGCAACGCCCGCAGAATTAG
- a CDS encoding amidohydrolase family protein, producing MILDFRFWILDFRRVFGLTVLALAFAASANAQIAVQGETVWTMNGEPITNGVVLIRDGKIEAVGPASQIKIPADYRVVSAKVVTPGLIDAHTVIGLNGYLNQPHDQMALDGSSPIQPELRAIDAYDAQERLIEWVRGFGVTTIHTGHQPSALVSGQTLIAKTVGRDVDEAVFVSTAMIAVTLGTDSLIQGGRAPGSRAKQAAMLRAELIRAGAYKGEPRDLKQEMWQKVLKREIPLLVTAEKAQDIMTALRIAKEFNIKLVLDGASEALQVLGEIKASGFPVIVHPTMARNGGSRESLSLETAAKLKAAGVTVALQSGYEGYVPKTRVVLFEAAMAAANGFSFRDALGSITIDAAKILGIDNRVGSLAVGKDADVAMFDGDPFEFTSHCVGTIVNGQMAFKGSR from the coding sequence ATGATTTTGGATTTTAGATTTTGGATTTTGGATTTCAGGCGCGTTTTCGGATTGACCGTCCTTGCGCTCGCATTCGCGGCTTCGGCAAACGCCCAGATCGCGGTTCAGGGAGAAACGGTGTGGACAATGAACGGCGAACCGATCACAAACGGCGTCGTCCTGATCAGGGACGGCAAGATCGAAGCTGTCGGGCCGGCGTCGCAGATCAAGATCCCGGCGGATTATCGTGTCGTGAGCGCAAAGGTTGTCACGCCCGGGCTGATCGACGCGCACACAGTCATCGGACTTAACGGATACCTGAATCAGCCGCACGATCAGATGGCTCTTGACGGAAGTTCTCCGATCCAGCCCGAACTTCGCGCGATCGACGCGTACGACGCGCAGGAACGCCTGATCGAGTGGGTCCGGGGATTTGGAGTGACGACGATCCATACCGGACACCAGCCCTCGGCGCTTGTTTCGGGGCAGACGCTGATCGCCAAGACGGTCGGCCGCGACGTCGATGAAGCGGTCTTCGTTTCGACGGCGATGATCGCCGTCACGCTCGGGACCGACTCCTTGATCCAGGGCGGTCGCGCGCCGGGCAGCCGCGCCAAACAAGCGGCGATGCTGCGCGCGGAACTGATCAGGGCCGGCGCTTACAAGGGCGAGCCGCGCGATCTGAAACAGGAAATGTGGCAGAAGGTCCTGAAACGCGAGATCCCGCTCCTCGTAACCGCCGAAAAAGCGCAGGACATTATGACCGCGCTGCGTATCGCAAAAGAGTTCAACATCAAACTCGTCCTCGACGGCGCATCGGAAGCATTGCAGGTCCTGGGCGAGATCAAGGCCTCCGGTTTTCCGGTCATCGTCCACCCAACGATGGCGCGCAACGGCGGATCGCGCGAGAGCCTTTCGCTTGAGACGGCCGCGAAGCTCAAGGCGGCGGGTGTCACCGTCGCGCTTCAAAGCGGTTATGAAGGCTATGTCCCGAAAACCCGCGTCGTCCTGTTTGAGGCGGCGATGGCGGCGGCCAACGGATTCTCGTTCCGTGACGCGCTCGGGTCGATCACCATCGACGCCGCGAAGATTCTCGGGATAGACAACCGCGTCGGATCGCTTGCGGTCGGAAAAGACGCCGATGTCGCGATGTTCGACGGCGATCCGTTCGAATTCACGTCACATTGCGTCGGAACGATCGTCAACGGACAAATGGCCTTCAAAGGCAGCCGCTAA
- a CDS encoding CHRD domain-containing protein, with product MIRKLVNTFAITVAIAAFAVVASADTYFTGNLTSAQEVPPNGSTATGFGRVTLNSAETQITVSVYWSGLTGPASAGHIHGPAATGANGPIVFNLNPTAAASGSVVAATFAVTPTQVADLKAGLHYFNIHTSANPGGEIRGQLTVDSPYIAYMDNNQENPATVSAAKGSGAISLNAAGTQALVTMRWNGLSGNATAGHVHSGRSGVNGPVICNLSPTAAASGAVTDFLCTFSAPQTTALKTAQLYLNLHTVANPGGEIRGQIQRRRSTVLDIDGDSKTDFINTRTGATNTEWWIALSGGGTSIFPFGLTTDNVRPRTVACDFDGDGKDDPAIWRTGASPAAAFYIYQSSNNIVRFEQFGTTGDNPSVVYDYDGDGRCDPAVYRSSAGTWFYLGSSNNAAKNITYTVFGGTSSFPNPGDYDGDGRGDFQIQQSANWWILNSADASVNVVNFGTASFFGNPGDFDGDGKTDVAGSITEGSNRAWYYVSSLNPTQNVLNTRVPFGDVSARRAQGDYDGDGKSDPGMYVTSAAVMPSPGYWALQSSNGQPLIVTWGLSADVSVNNFNNR from the coding sequence ATGATCAGAAAGCTCGTGAACACGTTCGCGATCACCGTTGCGATCGCGGCATTTGCAGTTGTTGCCAGCGCCGACACCTATTTTACCGGCAATCTTACGTCGGCGCAGGAAGTTCCGCCGAACGGATCGACGGCGACCGGATTCGGACGCGTCACACTGAATTCGGCCGAAACCCAGATCACGGTCTCGGTTTATTGGTCGGGTTTGACCGGCCCCGCTTCCGCGGGTCACATCCACGGACCGGCGGCTACAGGCGCAAATGGGCCGATCGTTTTCAATCTGAATCCGACAGCGGCCGCGAGCGGATCGGTCGTTGCCGCGACCTTTGCGGTGACACCAACCCAGGTCGCTGATCTGAAGGCAGGGTTGCATTACTTCAACATTCATACGTCGGCAAACCCGGGCGGTGAGATCCGCGGGCAGCTCACGGTCGATTCTCCGTATATCGCTTATATGGACAACAATCAGGAGAATCCGGCGACAGTTTCGGCGGCAAAAGGAAGCGGCGCGATCAGCCTCAACGCGGCCGGGACGCAGGCTCTGGTGACGATGCGTTGGAACGGATTATCGGGCAACGCGACTGCCGGCCACGTTCATTCGGGCCGTTCGGGTGTCAACGGACCGGTGATTTGCAACCTGTCACCGACAGCGGCGGCTTCGGGGGCAGTCACTGATTTTCTTTGCACCTTTTCGGCGCCCCAAACGACCGCTTTGAAAACGGCGCAGTTGTATCTGAATCTGCATACGGTGGCGAATCCGGGTGGTGAGATACGCGGGCAGATTCAGCGCCGGCGAAGTACCGTCCTTGATATCGACGGCGATTCGAAGACTGACTTCATCAATACGCGGACGGGCGCGACGAACACCGAATGGTGGATCGCGCTGAGCGGCGGCGGGACTTCGATTTTCCCGTTCGGCCTGACGACCGACAACGTTCGTCCGCGCACGGTCGCCTGCGATTTTGACGGCGACGGAAAGGACGATCCGGCGATCTGGCGCACCGGAGCGAGTCCCGCGGCGGCATTCTACATCTATCAAAGCAGCAACAACATCGTCAGATTCGAGCAGTTCGGCACGACCGGGGACAATCCGAGCGTCGTCTACGACTACGATGGCGACGGGCGCTGCGATCCGGCCGTCTACCGTTCGTCGGCGGGTACCTGGTTTTATCTTGGTAGTTCGAACAACGCCGCAAAGAACATCACCTACACCGTTTTTGGCGGAACAAGCAGCTTTCCCAATCCGGGCGATTATGACGGCGACGGCCGCGGCGATTTTCAGATTCAGCAATCAGCCAATTGGTGGATACTCAACAGCGCCGACGCGAGTGTCAACGTCGTCAATTTCGGAACCGCCTCGTTCTTCGGAAATCCCGGCGACTTTGATGGCGATGGGAAAACGGACGTTGCGGGTTCTATTACCGAAGGCTCCAATCGCGCGTGGTACTACGTCAGCAGCTTGAATCCGACCCAAAACGTCCTCAACACGCGTGTTCCGTTCGGCGATGTATCAGCGCGCCGGGCACAGGGCGACTATGACGGTGACGGAAAGTCCGATCCCGGGATGTATGTCACGTCGGCCGCTGTTATGCCGAGCCCGGGCTACTGGGCTCTGCAGTCGAGCAACGGGCAACCGCTGATCGTTACCTGGGGTCTTTCGGCCGACGTTTCGGTCAACAACTTCAATAATCGTTGA
- a CDS encoding zf-HC2 domain-containing protein, which yields MMNHNESNCGKSGELMSYLYGEIRPDDSQRFERHIGSCESCAAEAASFASLRAAIGDWKSEFEELRTPIIDIPYPVREGASAPVSIFDSVRAFLSFPKLAAVSLALLFISAGFVFYLSGSDSGSLIAGGNQNRSKAVTSPTAQPASTNVEKSVEPKSPEIAITTQDPQPEKVSDRRSAPERATKSGPRKVAGNDKKSIKKQPPTLIDEADDEDKSLRLADLFDEIGTE from the coding sequence ATGATGAATCACAACGAATCCAATTGCGGGAAATCAGGTGAGTTGATGTCGTATCTTTACGGCGAGATTCGTCCGGACGATTCGCAGCGGTTCGAACGGCACATCGGATCGTGCGAATCTTGCGCGGCCGAAGCGGCGAGCTTTGCTTCGTTGCGCGCGGCGATCGGCGACTGGAAGAGCGAGTTCGAAGAATTGCGTACGCCGATCATCGACATTCCCTATCCGGTACGCGAGGGCGCCTCCGCCCCGGTTTCGATCTTCGATTCAGTGCGCGCGTTTCTCAGCTTTCCGAAACTTGCGGCGGTCTCGCTTGCTTTGTTGTTCATCAGCGCCGGATTCGTGTTTTACCTTTCCGGCTCCGATTCGGGCAGTTTGATCGCCGGCGGCAACCAGAACCGTTCGAAAGCCGTGACCTCGCCGACAGCGCAGCCGGCATCAACGAACGTCGAAAAATCGGTCGAACCGAAATCTCCCGAGATCGCGATCACGACTCAGGATCCGCAACCGGAGAAAGTCAGCGACAGGAGATCCGCGCCCGAGCGCGCGACAAAGAGCGGACCGCGGAAAGTTGCCGGAAACGATAAGAAATCAATCAAGAAACAACCCCCGACTTTGATCGACGAGGCGGACGACGAAGACAAGAGCCTTCGTTTGGCCGACCTCTTTGACGAGATCGGAACCGAATAG